The Geodermatophilaceae bacterium NBWT11 genome has a segment encoding these proteins:
- a CDS encoding alpha/beta hydrolase, with protein sequence MTTPVPVPAHLSEQAQAFLANPRPASAFPDPGDLEGWAAFAAGIEGYIVSMFAGHPLPVAETETEVGGARVYVLQPEGLPEGDSGPLMLNVHGGGLMSGGGRACALTGAVQALTVGMTTWALDYRMPPQHPYPAGLDDAVAVYRAMLEVRDPADLFISGGSAGANIAAALLVRAKDEGLPMPAAAVLTTPEVDLTESGDTFAVLDGVDNVLASLAEVNVMYADGHDLAHPYLSPLFADLTGFPPTFLQSGTRDLFLSNTVRFHRALLAAGVPTELHVFEAMPHGGFGGSSPEDADLNAAVRTFVTAHRRV encoded by the coding sequence ATGACCACCCCCGTTCCCGTGCCTGCCCACCTCAGCGAGCAGGCCCAGGCCTTCCTGGCCAACCCGCGGCCGGCGTCCGCCTTCCCCGACCCGGGGGACCTCGAGGGCTGGGCGGCGTTCGCCGCGGGCATCGAGGGCTACATCGTGTCGATGTTCGCCGGCCACCCGTTGCCGGTCGCCGAGACCGAGACCGAGGTAGGAGGGGCCCGCGTCTACGTGCTGCAGCCGGAGGGTCTGCCGGAAGGGGACTCCGGGCCGTTGATGCTGAACGTCCACGGCGGCGGTCTCATGTCCGGCGGTGGGCGTGCCTGTGCGCTCACTGGCGCGGTCCAGGCGCTCACCGTGGGGATGACGACCTGGGCGCTGGACTACCGGATGCCTCCGCAGCACCCGTACCCGGCCGGTCTGGACGACGCGGTGGCGGTCTACCGGGCGATGCTGGAGGTCCGCGACCCCGCCGACCTGTTCATCAGCGGCGGTTCCGCCGGGGCGAACATCGCGGCCGCACTGCTGGTCCGGGCCAAGGACGAGGGTCTGCCCATGCCGGCGGCAGCCGTGTTGACCACCCCGGAGGTCGACCTGACCGAGTCCGGGGACACCTTCGCCGTGCTGGACGGCGTGGACAACGTCCTGGCCAGCCTGGCCGAGGTGAACGTGATGTACGCCGACGGGCACGACCTCGCGCACCCCTACCTGTCGCCGTTGTTCGCCGACCTCACCGGCTTCCCGCCCACGTTCCTCCAGTCGGGCACCCGGGACCTCTTCCTGTCCAACACGGTGCGCTTCCACCGTGCACTGCTGGCGGCCGGCGTCCCCACCGAGCTGCACGTGTTCGAGGCCATGCCGCACGGTGGGTTCGGCGGCTCGTCCCCCGAGGACGCCGACCTGAACGCCGCCGTCCGGACGTTCGTCACCGCCCACCGCCGGGTCTGA
- a CDS encoding SDR family NAD(P)-dependent oxidoreductase, with the protein MQHRAPDRTTTSCRPGCETRGRDMGNRLEGRTALVTGSGNGIGREIALVLAAEGAAVVVNDLGTDVGGEGRSSEAADRTVADIVAAGGKAVANYDSIAEPEGCVNAVGTAVDAFGACDIVIANAGALVKGSLAGITADDASWRMLNDLYLGQKFWLSRAAVPAMLERGWGRVLFATSEIARGTQANPLGAAVLGGGIGMSRDMAAQYRGSGVTFNCYAPGAATRTFDLYKDQMDESLRAQGVPEDEFGSFYLPPADRIAPMISWLCTDAAADVTGQVFGVRGSEVTRWTEVADGASIVKDGDPRALWTLDELDAVVPGLMSGTGTPS; encoded by the coding sequence ATGCAGCACCGCGCGCCGGACCGGACGACCACGTCCTGCCGGCCAGGGTGCGAGACGAGAGGACGAGACATGGGAAACCGCCTCGAAGGACGTACCGCGCTGGTGACCGGCAGCGGCAACGGCATCGGCCGGGAGATCGCGCTGGTGCTGGCCGCTGAGGGTGCCGCAGTCGTGGTGAACGACCTGGGGACCGACGTCGGTGGCGAGGGCCGCAGCTCCGAGGCCGCCGACCGCACGGTCGCCGACATCGTCGCCGCCGGCGGCAAGGCCGTCGCCAACTACGACTCCATCGCCGAGCCCGAGGGGTGCGTCAACGCCGTCGGCACGGCCGTCGACGCGTTCGGTGCCTGCGACATCGTCATCGCCAACGCCGGTGCGCTCGTCAAGGGCTCGCTGGCCGGTATCACGGCCGACGACGCCTCCTGGCGCATGCTCAACGACCTGTACCTGGGGCAGAAGTTCTGGCTCTCTCGAGCCGCGGTGCCGGCCATGCTCGAGCGCGGCTGGGGCCGGGTGCTCTTCGCGACGTCCGAGATCGCGCGCGGCACCCAGGCCAACCCGCTGGGTGCGGCCGTGCTCGGCGGCGGGATCGGCATGTCCCGCGACATGGCCGCCCAGTACCGGGGGTCCGGCGTCACGTTCAACTGCTACGCACCCGGTGCGGCCACCCGCACGTTCGACCTCTACAAGGACCAGATGGACGAGTCGTTGCGCGCCCAGGGTGTGCCGGAGGACGAGTTCGGCAGCTTCTACCTCCCGCCGGCCGACCGCATCGCCCCGATGATCAGCTGGTTGTGCACCGACGCCGCCGCGGACGTGACCGGCCAGGTGTTCGGCGTCCGTGGGTCGGAGGTCACCCGCTGGACCGAGGTCGCCGACGGTGCGTCCATCGTCAAGGACGGCGACCCGCGGGCGCTGTGGACCCTCGACGAGCTCGACGCCGTCGTCCCCGGGTTGATGTCCGGGACCGGCACTCCGTCCTGA
- a CDS encoding AMP-binding protein translates to MSATEAYRAARDQLLALRGEHARAVAEFSWPDLGERFNWAHDWFDAYARDDQGTALWIAEADGTEAKYTFAEMVRRSDQVARWFASVGIGRGDRVVLMLGNQVQLWESMLAVMKLGAVIMPTTTALGPTDLVDRIERGGAAHVVANAADTGKFADVPGEYTRIAVGGPVEGWLSYADAADADDAPVEHPGTAPGDPLLLYFTSGTTSRPKLVEHTQVSYPLGHLSTVYWLGLQPGDVHLNISSPGWAKHAWSCFFAPWITGATIYLYNYARFDAPALLERIRSAGITTFCAPPTVWRMLIQADLSGGPGSLREVIAAGEPLNPEVISQVEKAWGLTLRDGFGQTEMTAVVGNTPGSPVKPGSMGRPLPGCPVVLVDPVTGEVGDEGEICLDLSAHPLPLMTGYAGDPQRNADAMAGGYYHTGDVATQDAEGYITYVGRTDDVFKASDYKISPFELESVLIEHPAVAEAAVVPAPDPVRAAVPKAYIALAAGHEPTAETARSILAHARANLAPFLRVRKIEFYELPKTISGKIRRVELRRREEAGDGGSTEYSDTDFPDLRR, encoded by the coding sequence ATGTCCGCGACCGAGGCCTACCGCGCCGCCCGGGACCAGCTGCTGGCGCTGCGGGGTGAGCACGCGCGCGCCGTCGCGGAGTTCAGCTGGCCCGACCTGGGCGAGCGGTTCAACTGGGCGCACGACTGGTTCGACGCCTACGCCCGCGACGACCAGGGCACCGCGCTGTGGATCGCCGAGGCCGACGGCACCGAGGCGAAGTACACCTTCGCCGAGATGGTGCGGCGCTCGGACCAGGTGGCCCGCTGGTTCGCCTCGGTCGGCATCGGCCGCGGTGACCGGGTGGTGCTGATGCTGGGCAACCAGGTGCAGCTGTGGGAGTCGATGCTGGCGGTGATGAAGCTCGGCGCGGTCATCATGCCGACCACCACCGCGCTGGGCCCGACCGACCTGGTCGACCGGATCGAGCGCGGCGGCGCGGCCCACGTCGTCGCCAACGCCGCCGACACGGGCAAGTTCGCCGACGTGCCCGGGGAGTACACCCGCATCGCCGTGGGCGGCCCGGTCGAGGGCTGGCTGTCCTACGCCGACGCGGCCGACGCCGACGACGCCCCCGTGGAGCACCCGGGCACCGCCCCCGGCGACCCGCTGCTGCTGTACTTCACCTCCGGCACCACCTCGCGCCCCAAGCTGGTCGAGCACACCCAGGTCAGCTACCCCCTCGGGCACCTGTCGACGGTGTACTGGCTGGGCCTGCAGCCCGGCGACGTCCACCTGAACATCAGCTCGCCGGGCTGGGCCAAGCACGCCTGGTCCTGCTTCTTCGCCCCGTGGATCACCGGCGCCACGATCTACCTCTACAACTACGCCCGCTTCGACGCCCCGGCACTGCTGGAGCGGATCCGCTCGGCCGGGATCACCACGTTCTGCGCCCCGCCGACGGTGTGGCGGATGCTGATCCAGGCCGACCTCTCCGGCGGCCCGGGCTCCCTGCGCGAGGTCATCGCGGCCGGTGAACCGCTCAACCCCGAGGTGATCTCCCAGGTGGAGAAGGCCTGGGGACTGACCCTGCGCGACGGGTTCGGGCAGACCGAGATGACCGCCGTGGTCGGCAACACCCCCGGCTCCCCGGTCAAGCCCGGCTCGATGGGCCGGCCACTGCCGGGCTGCCCGGTGGTGCTGGTCGACCCGGTCACCGGCGAGGTCGGTGACGAGGGCGAGATCTGCCTGGACCTGTCGGCCCACCCGCTGCCGCTGATGACCGGGTACGCCGGCGACCCGCAGCGCAACGCCGACGCCATGGCCGGCGGGTACTACCACACCGGGGACGTCGCGACCCAGGACGCCGAGGGCTACATCACCTACGTCGGGCGCACCGACGACGTCTTCAAGGCCAGCGACTACAAGATCAGCCCGTTCGAGCTGGAGAGCGTGCTCATCGAGCACCCCGCCGTCGCCGAGGCCGCCGTCGTCCCCGCCCCGGACCCGGTGCGCGCCGCCGTCCCCAAGGCCTACATCGCCCTGGCCGCCGGCCACGAGCCCACCGCGGAGACCGCCCGGTCCATCCTGGCCCACGCCCGGGCGAACCTGGCCCCGTTCCTGCGGGTCCGCAAGATCGAGTTCTACGAGCTGCCCAAGACCATCAGCGGCAAGATCCGCCGGGTCGAGCTGCGCCGGCGCGAGGAGGCCGGCGACGGCGGGTCCACGGAGTACAGCGACACCGACTTCCCCGACCTGCGACGATGA